Proteins encoded within one genomic window of Jiangella mangrovi:
- a CDS encoding PadR family transcriptional regulator translates to MQQEVVLALLAKEPSHGYQLRARLRQALGPVGEAMNAGQVYVVLTRLEKAGLVTTETPSPSTTKREPADRKTYALTPQGQQRVAEWLTEVSWPKPDLAEFHLKLVAAAAAGLADPLGIVDTQRRELLRRLREAQRAAMAEPDGSDAGLLLEGIVLRLQADLRWLEACERSWTTRRSTS, encoded by the coding sequence ATGCAGCAGGAAGTGGTCCTGGCACTGCTGGCCAAGGAGCCGTCGCACGGTTACCAGCTGCGCGCCCGGCTGCGGCAGGCGCTCGGCCCGGTCGGCGAGGCGATGAACGCGGGCCAGGTCTACGTCGTCCTGACCCGGCTCGAGAAGGCCGGCCTCGTCACCACCGAGACCCCGTCGCCGTCGACCACCAAGAGAGAGCCCGCAGACCGCAAGACCTACGCCCTCACCCCGCAGGGCCAGCAGCGCGTCGCCGAGTGGCTGACCGAAGTGAGTTGGCCCAAGCCCGACCTCGCCGAGTTCCACCTCAAGCTGGTCGCCGCTGCGGCCGCGGGGCTCGCCGACCCGCTCGGCATCGTCGACACCCAGCGGCGCGAGCTGCTGCGCCGGCTGCGCGAGGCGCAGCGGGCGGCCATGGCCGAGCCCGACGGCTCCGACGCCGGCCTGCTCCTGGAGGGCATCGTCCTCCGGCTCCAGGCGGATCTGCGCTGGCTCGAGGCCTGCGAACGCAGCTGGACCACACGAAGGAGCACATCGTGA
- a CDS encoding DUF4097 family beta strand repeat-containing protein: MANETRPVAPSAPPAGRRLPVRRGLSFAAIGAMAFAGLTALSWITHSRESVTIDDPVDRVEIDVSSGRVEIVGSPSDETRLDFSVKSGWSRDGGIDHAIVGRTLQVTGGCDSGMILGIWCESDVTITVPASAVVTADASAGTLVVSGLAGSTVLESDAGSITVTDQRGSLTAHSDAGSVTVSGLDAEVAKVTSSAGEVSVSAVSAPMSLDAESSAGSVWVSVPDDVAYDVETDSAVGRETVSVDSVNGARHEIRAFSSAGSVSVVSAR, encoded by the coding sequence ATGGCCAACGAGACTCGTCCTGTGGCGCCGTCCGCTCCGCCGGCCGGCCGGCGGTTGCCGGTGCGGCGAGGATTGTCGTTCGCCGCGATCGGCGCCATGGCGTTCGCAGGCCTGACCGCGCTGTCGTGGATCACCCACTCCCGCGAGTCGGTCACGATCGACGACCCCGTCGACCGCGTCGAGATCGACGTCTCGTCGGGCCGGGTCGAGATCGTCGGCTCACCGTCGGACGAGACCAGACTGGACTTCTCGGTGAAGTCGGGCTGGAGCCGCGACGGCGGCATCGACCATGCGATCGTGGGGCGAACGCTGCAGGTGACGGGCGGGTGCGACTCCGGGATGATCCTCGGCATCTGGTGCGAGTCCGACGTGACGATCACCGTCCCAGCATCGGCTGTGGTGACGGCGGACGCGTCGGCGGGCACGCTGGTGGTGTCGGGCCTGGCCGGCTCGACGGTGTTGGAGTCCGATGCGGGGTCGATCACGGTGACCGACCAGCGGGGTTCTCTGACGGCGCACTCCGATGCGGGCTCGGTGACGGTGTCAGGCTTGGACGCGGAGGTCGCGAAGGTGACGTCGAGCGCGGGTGAGGTCTCGGTGTCCGCTGTGTCCGCGCCCATGTCTCTGGACGCCGAGTCGAGCGCGGGTTCCGTCTGGGTGTCGGTGCCCGATGATGTGGCGTACGACGTCGAGACCGACTCGGCCGTGGGCCGCGAAACCGTCTCGGTCGACTCGGTCAACGGGGCGCGGCACGAGATCCGTGCCTTCTCGAGCGCGGGCTCAGTGTCGGTGGTGTCCGCGCGCTGA
- a CDS encoding PQQ-dependent sugar dehydrogenase: MSIRRMIILVAALAVVGGSCSSSSSSDGGSPTGSASAPSSPGAPTGSPSTPSLRPGTPPAPSSPVAQPGPVTPSAVEEIVTGLAAPWSIAFVPGEDGQALVTQRDEGTIVLVDAAGTVTPVGAVPGVDGTGEGGLLGLAFDPASPSDLYVYATMGSQNVVQRTTYSSGGVLGEFSVVLDGIPAGTRHDGGRLAFGPDGMLYVSTGESGNPDDAQDLGNLGGKILRIEPSGDVPADNPFDGSPVWTYGHRNVEGLAFDDDGRLWASEFGDRSADEVNLIEAGQNYGWPFVEGIGGAPDYTDPVVEWRPTSEASPSGLAYVRDTLFVAALRGERLWQVPLSSDGSGSVSAGSPAEFVTDYGRLRDAVVAPDGTLWVLTNNTDGRGDAREGDDRVLRLTLAP, translated from the coding sequence GTGTCCATCCGGCGGATGATCATCCTCGTCGCGGCGCTGGCCGTGGTGGGTGGATCGTGCTCGTCCTCCTCGTCGTCTGACGGAGGATCGCCGACGGGGTCCGCTTCCGCGCCGTCGTCGCCCGGGGCGCCGACGGGGTCGCCGTCGACGCCGTCGTTGCGGCCGGGGACCCCGCCCGCGCCGTCCTCCCCCGTCGCGCAGCCCGGGCCGGTGACGCCGTCGGCGGTGGAAGAGATCGTGACCGGGCTGGCCGCGCCGTGGAGCATCGCGTTCGTGCCCGGTGAGGACGGGCAGGCGCTGGTGACGCAGCGCGACGAGGGCACGATCGTGCTGGTCGACGCGGCCGGAACCGTGACCCCGGTCGGCGCGGTGCCGGGCGTCGACGGGACCGGCGAGGGCGGGCTACTGGGGCTGGCGTTCGACCCCGCGTCGCCGTCGGACCTCTACGTCTACGCGACCATGGGGTCGCAGAACGTGGTGCAGAGGACGACGTACTCGTCCGGTGGCGTTCTCGGTGAGTTCTCGGTGGTCCTGGATGGGATCCCGGCCGGGACCCGGCACGACGGCGGCCGGCTCGCGTTCGGGCCCGACGGCATGCTGTACGTCTCGACCGGCGAGAGCGGGAACCCCGACGACGCGCAGGACTTGGGAAATCTCGGCGGGAAGATCCTGCGGATCGAGCCTTCGGGGGACGTGCCCGCCGACAACCCATTCGACGGGTCGCCTGTCTGGACCTACGGTCACCGCAACGTCGAGGGCCTCGCCTTCGACGACGACGGGCGGCTGTGGGCGTCGGAGTTCGGTGACCGCTCGGCCGACGAGGTCAACCTCATCGAGGCCGGTCAGAACTACGGGTGGCCGTTCGTCGAGGGCATCGGCGGCGCACCCGACTACACCGACCCCGTCGTCGAATGGCGCCCCACCTCCGAGGCGTCGCCGAGCGGGCTCGCGTACGTGCGCGACACGCTGTTCGTGGCAGCGTTGCGTGGGGAGCGGCTGTGGCAGGTGCCGCTGTCGTCCGACGGCTCGGGTTCGGTGTCGGCGGGTTCGCCGGCCGAATTCGTCACCGACTACGGGCGGTTGCGTGACGCCGTCGTCGCCCCGGACGGGACGCTGTGGGTGCTGACGAACAACACCGACGGCCGCGGCGACGCCCGCGAGGGCGACGACCGGGTCCTGCGGCTGACGCTGGCGCCCTAG
- a CDS encoding ABC transporter ATP-binding protein, with amino-acid sequence MTTTGLALATRGLTKTYGDGEGLVRAVDAVDLEVARGETVAVMGPSGCGKSTLLHLVGGLDRPSGGEIDLAGRRIDRLNERALARLRRTDVGFVFQAFHLMDELTVVENVELPALLAGHSPRRARARAIALLDRVGIGDKAGRLPAALSGGQRQRVAVARALSNEPVLVLADEPTGNLDSAATLDVLRLFEELHESGQTLVIVTHDERIAATADRLITMRDGAFVDETRLTGGTTGRLGALAGFEG; translated from the coding sequence GTGACCACCACCGGCCTCGCCCTCGCCACACGGGGGCTGACGAAGACCTACGGCGACGGCGAAGGCCTCGTCCGCGCCGTCGACGCCGTCGACCTCGAGGTCGCGCGGGGCGAGACGGTCGCCGTCATGGGACCCAGCGGCTGCGGCAAGTCGACCCTGCTGCACCTGGTCGGCGGGCTCGACCGGCCGAGCGGGGGCGAGATCGACCTGGCCGGCCGACGCATCGACCGGCTGAACGAGCGGGCGCTGGCCCGCCTCCGCCGCACCGACGTCGGCTTCGTCTTCCAGGCCTTCCACCTCATGGACGAGCTCACCGTCGTCGAGAACGTCGAGCTCCCCGCCCTGCTCGCCGGGCACTCCCCCCGTCGGGCCAGGGCGCGCGCCATCGCGCTGCTGGACCGCGTCGGCATCGGCGACAAGGCCGGCAGGCTGCCCGCCGCGCTCTCGGGTGGCCAGCGCCAGCGCGTCGCCGTCGCCCGCGCGCTCAGCAACGAGCCGGTCCTCGTCCTCGCCGACGAGCCCACCGGCAACCTCGACAGCGCCGCCACTCTCGACGTGCTGCGGCTGTTCGAGGAGCTGCACGAGTCCGGCCAGACGCTGGTCATCGTCACGCACGACGAGCGCATCGCCGCGACGGCGGACCGGCTCATCACCATGCGCGACGGCGCCTTCGTCGACGAGACCCGCCTGACCGGCGGGACGACCGGGCGCCTCGGCGCGCTCGCCGGGTTCGAGGGCTGA
- a CDS encoding alpha/beta hydrolase fold domain-containing protein yields the protein MENEPRGRLIELPRAPEAIELRHLRAFVAVAQELNFSRAAERLYLSQPALSRQISSLEKLLRVDLLRRTTQRVELTLAGEALLYRAKSMLADLDDAVQVTRSVGGETDEQVRRLLRPVAEAVADLDAFRAANEQLSAQFPTPAGIEMRPVTAGGVPSLAFGRDVGEVPSILHVHGGGYVVGSAYGYRPLAGALAAAADATVLVPDYRLAPEHPFPAAVDDVVAAFRWLAERHGDPAAVTLCGDSTGGGLAMSALLRLRADGAALPGRVVLLSPGVDLTCRVVREHTEPQPNGIVELTERYAGLYLDGHPADDPLVNPLYADLAGLPPLLVQVATGEPGLPECRALVDRATAAGVDARLELFPVSTHVFHLFWSFLPEAAEALERAAEFIGPRITPAARSVG from the coding sequence ATGGAGAACGAGCCCCGCGGCCGGCTGATCGAGCTGCCGCGCGCCCCTGAGGCGATCGAGCTGCGGCACCTGCGCGCGTTCGTCGCCGTCGCCCAGGAGCTGAACTTCAGCCGGGCGGCGGAGCGGCTGTACCTGTCGCAGCCGGCGCTGAGCCGGCAGATCAGCTCGCTCGAGAAGCTGCTCCGCGTCGACCTGCTCCGGCGCACGACCCAGCGGGTCGAGCTCACGCTGGCCGGCGAGGCGCTGCTCTACCGCGCCAAGAGCATGCTCGCCGATCTCGACGACGCCGTGCAGGTCACGCGGTCGGTCGGCGGCGAGACCGACGAGCAGGTCCGGCGGCTGCTGCGCCCGGTGGCCGAGGCGGTCGCCGACCTCGACGCGTTCCGGGCGGCCAACGAGCAGCTCAGCGCCCAGTTCCCGACGCCGGCCGGCATCGAGATGCGCCCGGTCACGGCCGGGGGAGTGCCCTCACTGGCGTTCGGCCGCGACGTCGGCGAGGTGCCGTCGATCCTGCACGTGCACGGCGGCGGCTACGTGGTGGGCTCGGCGTACGGGTACCGGCCGCTCGCGGGCGCGCTGGCCGCCGCGGCCGACGCGACCGTGCTGGTGCCCGACTACCGGCTGGCGCCCGAGCACCCGTTCCCGGCCGCCGTCGACGACGTCGTGGCGGCGTTCCGATGGCTGGCCGAACGGCATGGCGACCCGGCGGCGGTGACGCTGTGCGGCGACTCGACGGGCGGCGGGCTGGCGATGTCGGCACTGCTGCGGCTGCGGGCCGACGGAGCGGCGCTGCCCGGCCGGGTGGTGCTGCTCAGTCCTGGCGTCGACCTCACCTGCCGGGTGGTCCGCGAGCACACGGAGCCGCAGCCCAACGGGATCGTCGAGCTCACCGAGCGCTACGCCGGCCTCTATCTGGACGGTCACCCGGCCGACGATCCGCTGGTCAACCCGCTCTACGCCGACCTCGCCGGACTGCCGCCGCTGCTCGTCCAGGTGGCGACCGGCGAGCCCGGCCTGCCTGAGTGCCGGGCCCTGGTCGACCGCGCGACGGCGGCCGGCGTCGACGCGCGGCTCGAGCTGTTCCCGGTGTCGACGCACGTGTTCCATCTGTTCTGGTCGTTCCTGCCCGAGGCGGCCGAGGCGCTGGAGCGGGCGGCGGAGTTCATCGGCCCGCGGATCACGCCAGCGGCACGGTCAGTGGGCTGA
- a CDS encoding MFS transporter, producing MPTLLLSLDISVLYLALPALSADLGVTSTQQLWISDIYSFMIAGFLVVMGSLGDRVGRRKLLLAGGAAFAACSALAAYASSPEMLIVSRALLGIAGATLMPSTMALIRTLFPDPAQMAVALSIWFSCFMGGMTIGPLVGGVLLEHFWWGSAFLLGVPVMVLLLVLGPVLLPEHREDTAPGRLDLASAGLCVAAILPVIYGLKEIARDGVSIGAVVAMAAGLALGVAFVRRQRRLADPLLDLRLFANRRFTVSLTAFLLTGVVMAGVSFAAAQYMQLVLGLSPLEAGLWLIPSNVAMVAATLIAPRLLQRHQAADLLAGGLAVSGAGLLLLTLAGTDSLGLQVTAMTVAAAGIGVPMAVVTNLILAAAPPERAGSAASLSETAGEFGIALGIASLGSVTIAVYSGRVGELLPAGTPSSLTAAAQESLAAVTSADGAGAAVLEAARTAFTSGFNVVGGIGGAVLLLVAVVARLALREK from the coding sequence ATGCCGACGCTGCTGCTGTCGCTGGACATCAGCGTGCTGTACCTCGCGCTCCCGGCGCTCAGCGCCGACCTCGGCGTCACGTCGACGCAGCAGTTGTGGATCAGCGACATCTACTCGTTCATGATCGCCGGATTCCTGGTGGTCATGGGCTCGCTCGGCGACCGGGTCGGACGGCGCAAGCTGCTGCTGGCCGGCGGCGCGGCGTTCGCGGCCTGCTCGGCGCTGGCGGCGTACGCGTCCAGCCCGGAGATGCTGATCGTCAGCCGGGCGCTGCTGGGCATCGCGGGCGCCACGCTGATGCCGTCGACCATGGCCCTGATCCGGACGCTGTTCCCCGACCCGGCGCAGATGGCGGTCGCGCTGAGCATCTGGTTCTCGTGCTTCATGGGCGGCATGACCATCGGGCCGCTGGTCGGCGGCGTGCTGCTGGAGCACTTCTGGTGGGGCTCGGCGTTCCTGCTGGGCGTGCCGGTCATGGTCCTGCTGCTGGTCCTCGGGCCGGTGCTGCTGCCGGAGCACCGCGAGGACACCGCGCCGGGCCGGTTGGACCTGGCGAGCGCGGGGCTCTGCGTCGCGGCGATCCTGCCGGTCATCTACGGCCTCAAGGAGATCGCGCGCGACGGCGTCAGCATCGGCGCCGTCGTGGCGATGGCCGCGGGGCTGGCGCTGGGGGTCGCCTTCGTCCGGCGTCAGCGGCGCCTCGCCGACCCGCTGCTCGACCTGCGGCTGTTCGCGAACCGCAGATTCACGGTGTCGCTGACGGCGTTCCTGCTCACCGGCGTCGTCATGGCCGGCGTCTCCTTCGCCGCCGCGCAGTACATGCAGCTCGTGCTCGGGTTGTCGCCGCTGGAGGCCGGGCTCTGGCTGATCCCGTCGAACGTGGCCATGGTGGCGGCGACGCTGATCGCGCCGCGGCTGCTGCAGCGGCACCAGGCGGCCGACCTGCTCGCCGGCGGGCTGGCCGTGTCCGGCGCCGGCCTGCTGCTGCTCACACTGGCCGGCACGGACTCACTGGGCCTGCAGGTCACGGCGATGACGGTGGCGGCGGCCGGCATCGGTGTGCCGATGGCGGTCGTGACGAACCTGATCCTCGCCGCGGCGCCGCCGGAGCGGGCCGGGTCGGCGGCCTCGCTGTCGGAGACCGCCGGCGAGTTCGGCATCGCCCTGGGCATCGCCTCGCTCGGGAGCGTCACGATCGCCGTCTACAGCGGACGCGTCGGCGAGCTGCTCCCGGCCGGGACGCCGTCGTCGCTGACGGCGGCCGCGCAGGAGAGCCTGGCGGCGGTGACGTCGGCCGACGGCGCGGGCGCAGCGGTCCTCGAGGCCGCGAGGACCGCGTTCACCAGCGGGTTCAACGTCGTCGGCGGCATCGGCGGCGCGGTGCTGCTGCTGGTCGCCGTCGTCGCCCGGCTGGCCCTGCGCGAGAAGTGA
- a CDS encoding ABC transporter permease, giving the protein MGRLLLVARLAARDLRRRPAEAALLLLAIVAATTTLTLGLVMHGIAGDPYQRTREATAGPDIVASMMQNPFTGEGADPAQLEELTAADGVTASSGPFRVAATSIEVDGRTADVQAVGRPVEPVAVDQPAVVDGEWLGTDGDDGVVVEAAFAEELGIEAGDTVTLGGESVEVAGIAVTAAMTPYPWASCLVPCAPGPSGDEGEQAAVEPGGDPEAAGAGVTGPPAWENTVTDPGLIWVPEADVAALAAEPDAVSHVVYLQLADPDSAQAFADARMPDGPSIEDVPWLEPWQHIVEQVTHIERNAQRVLLTGGWLLGVLAVAGIAVLVGGRMADQTRRVGLLKAVGGTPGLVAAVLLAEYLLVALVAAATGLVAGRLVAPAITDRTLGLIGGAGTPSLTVGTIATVTAIALGVAVLATFIPAIRAARTSTVAALNESARPPRRVGWLVALSARLPVVLLIALRVAGRRPRRFVLSIASITVTVSGIVAAMGANAQLRSNLAQDPDARMERLGDVLLVITITLIAMAAVNAIVATWATVLDSRHASAVTRALGATPAQLSAGLSLAQVLPAFVGALLGVGGGLALYAAVDPDEVPMPPIWWLVALVPGLVIVVAILTLVPARLAARRPVAPILQAETA; this is encoded by the coding sequence ATGGGCCGGCTCCTGCTGGTGGCCCGGTTGGCCGCCCGTGATCTACGACGGCGTCCGGCTGAGGCCGCGCTGCTCCTGCTCGCCATCGTCGCCGCGACGACGACGCTGACGCTCGGCCTGGTGATGCACGGCATCGCCGGCGACCCCTACCAGCGCACCCGCGAGGCGACGGCCGGGCCCGACATCGTCGCCAGCATGATGCAGAACCCGTTCACCGGCGAGGGTGCCGACCCCGCCCAGCTCGAGGAGCTCACCGCCGCCGACGGTGTCACGGCCAGCAGCGGCCCGTTCCGGGTCGCGGCGACCAGCATCGAGGTCGACGGCCGCACGGCCGACGTGCAGGCCGTCGGGCGGCCGGTCGAGCCTGTCGCCGTCGACCAGCCGGCCGTCGTCGACGGCGAGTGGCTCGGCACGGACGGCGATGACGGCGTGGTCGTCGAGGCCGCCTTCGCGGAGGAACTCGGCATCGAGGCCGGCGACACCGTCACGCTGGGCGGCGAGTCCGTCGAGGTCGCAGGCATCGCCGTCACCGCCGCGATGACGCCGTACCCGTGGGCGAGCTGCCTCGTCCCGTGCGCTCCCGGCCCCTCCGGCGACGAGGGCGAGCAGGCCGCAGTCGAGCCCGGCGGCGATCCCGAGGCCGCGGGCGCGGGCGTCACCGGCCCGCCGGCGTGGGAGAACACCGTCACCGACCCCGGTCTGATCTGGGTTCCCGAGGCCGACGTCGCCGCCCTCGCCGCCGAGCCCGACGCCGTCTCCCACGTCGTGTACCTCCAACTGGCCGACCCGGACAGCGCCCAGGCGTTCGCCGATGCCCGCATGCCCGACGGCCCGAGCATCGAGGACGTGCCCTGGCTGGAGCCGTGGCAGCACATCGTCGAGCAGGTCACGCACATCGAGCGCAACGCGCAGCGGGTCCTGCTCACCGGCGGCTGGCTGCTCGGCGTTCTGGCCGTGGCCGGCATTGCCGTCCTGGTCGGCGGGCGCATGGCGGACCAGACGCGGCGGGTCGGACTGCTGAAGGCGGTCGGCGGCACGCCCGGGCTGGTCGCCGCCGTCCTGCTCGCCGAGTACCTCCTCGTCGCCCTCGTCGCGGCCGCGACCGGGCTGGTCGCCGGGCGTCTGGTGGCGCCGGCGATCACCGACCGGACACTGGGCCTCATCGGCGGCGCGGGCACCCCATCGCTCACCGTCGGCACCATCGCGACGGTGACGGCGATCGCGCTGGGTGTCGCCGTGCTCGCGACCTTCATCCCCGCGATCCGCGCGGCCCGCACCAGCACCGTCGCCGCCCTGAACGAGTCCGCCCGGCCGCCCCGCCGGGTCGGCTGGCTGGTCGCGCTCTCGGCCCGGCTGCCGGTGGTGCTGCTCATCGCGCTGCGGGTGGCCGGACGGCGACCGCGGCGGTTCGTGCTCAGCATCGCGAGCATCACCGTCACCGTCAGCGGCATCGTCGCGGCGATGGGAGCGAACGCGCAGCTCAGGTCCAACCTGGCCCAGGACCCCGACGCCCGTATGGAGCGGCTGGGCGACGTGCTGCTGGTCATCACCATCACGCTGATCGCGATGGCCGCCGTCAACGCCATCGTCGCGACCTGGGCGACCGTCCTCGACTCACGGCACGCATCCGCGGTCACCCGGGCGCTCGGTGCCACGCCGGCGCAGCTCAGCGCGGGCCTGTCGCTCGCGCAGGTGCTGCCGGCATTCGTGGGCGCCCTGCTGGGCGTCGGCGGCGGGCTGGCCCTCTACGCGGCGGTCGATCCCGACGAGGTCCCCATGCCGCCGATCTGGTGGCTGGTCGCGCTGGTCCCCGGCCTCGTGATCGTGGTCGCGATACTGACGCTGGTTCCGGCGCGCCTCGCCGCCCGCCGTCCGGTCGCCCCGATCCTGCAGGCGGAGACCGCCTGA
- a CDS encoding 2-hydroxyacid dehydrogenase translates to MVDVLIPFAADSLVVPAGLDVHVWAGEPTVRTGPDMLTSNDTSDIPAQDVLDRVEYYVIPYGFSAPATELIEQMPKLRAVQTLTAGYEHVLPHLRDGLTLCNARGVHDASTAELAVTLTLASLRGIPAFVRAAPTGEWLQGWYDSLADRTVLIVGYGAIGRAIETRLQAFECDVLKVARTAREGVAGFDSLQELLGRADVVILILPLTDETRGMVDADFLAKMRDGAVLVNVARGPIVDTDALVTEVSAGRIRAAMDVTDPEPLPPGHPLWTLPGALISPHVGGLSSAFHPRARRLVQAQLTRLANGEPLANVVVGPGA, encoded by the coding sequence ATGGTGGACGTCCTCATCCCGTTCGCGGCGGACTCGCTGGTGGTGCCGGCCGGACTCGACGTGCACGTCTGGGCCGGCGAGCCGACGGTGCGCACCGGACCGGACATGCTGACCAGCAACGACACGTCGGACATCCCGGCGCAGGACGTGCTGGACCGCGTCGAGTACTACGTCATCCCGTACGGCTTCTCCGCTCCGGCGACGGAGCTGATCGAGCAGATGCCGAAGCTGCGCGCCGTCCAGACGCTGACCGCCGGCTACGAGCACGTCCTGCCGCACCTGCGCGACGGCCTCACGCTCTGCAACGCGCGCGGCGTGCACGACGCCAGCACGGCCGAGCTCGCGGTCACGCTGACGCTGGCCTCGCTGCGCGGCATCCCGGCGTTCGTCCGGGCCGCGCCGACCGGCGAGTGGCTGCAGGGCTGGTACGACTCCCTCGCCGACCGGACGGTGCTCATCGTCGGCTACGGCGCCATCGGCCGGGCCATCGAGACCCGGCTGCAGGCCTTCGAGTGCGACGTCCTCAAGGTCGCCCGCACCGCACGCGAGGGCGTCGCCGGGTTCGACTCGCTGCAGGAGCTGCTCGGCCGGGCCGACGTCGTCATCCTCATCCTGCCGCTGACGGACGAGACCCGCGGCATGGTCGACGCGGACTTCCTGGCGAAGATGCGCGACGGCGCCGTGCTGGTCAACGTCGCGCGCGGACCCATCGTCGACACCGACGCGCTGGTCACCGAGGTGTCGGCGGGTCGCATCCGCGCCGCCATGGACGTCACCGATCCCGAGCCGCTCCCGCCCGGCCACCCGCTCTGGACGCTACCCGGCGCCCTGATCTCGCCGCACGTCGGCGGCCTGTCGTCGGCGTTCCACCCGCGCGCCCGTCGGCTGGTGCAGGCGCAGCTCACCCGGCTGGCGAACGGCGAGCCGCTGGCGAACGTCGTCGTCGGCCCCGGAGCCTGA
- a CDS encoding TROVE domain-containing protein: protein MSKFDRASKAAAMLTSPVRALRNARSRTVTHEGAPALVRDTKGELFLLAVTNLAGEDTFYEDGDTRDERFRTLVHAATAEDPEWVARLVSWLRTTANLRSAPVVAAVEYVRAGGPHGRRVVDGALLRADEPAEVLAYYTSRYGRALPQPIKRGVADAARRLYTERAALKYDGVSRAWRMADVLELCHVRPRDDAQSALFRWLLDRRHGRADTVVPADRLPVVHANTQLNAVPQNERRQHLRTTALADAGLTWEALAGWLGGPMDRTAWEAVIPSMGYMALLRNLRNFDEAGVSDAVAETVAARLADPEQVRRSRQFPFRFVAAYRNAPSLRWAYALDKAIGTATANVPAFAGRTLVLVDTSASMTQRAFSQRSSMSPVEAAAVFGVALAKRGNAVDLYGFADGVFAHWIARRTSLLTEADRLVGRVGEAGHGTRIAEAVRATYRRHDRVVIVTDMQTFPDGAGRGGDPVAAVPAKVPVYGFNLGGYRPTVVAAGRANRHEFGGLNDATFTLLSLLENGRSAGWPF, encoded by the coding sequence ATGAGCAAGTTCGACCGCGCCAGCAAGGCCGCCGCCATGCTGACGAGCCCGGTCCGGGCGCTCCGCAACGCCCGCAGCCGCACCGTCACCCACGAAGGCGCGCCCGCCCTCGTCCGCGACACGAAGGGTGAGCTGTTCCTCCTGGCCGTCACCAACCTGGCCGGCGAGGACACCTTCTATGAGGACGGCGACACCCGCGACGAGCGGTTCCGCACGCTCGTCCACGCGGCCACCGCCGAGGACCCCGAGTGGGTCGCGCGCCTCGTTTCCTGGCTTCGGACCACCGCGAACCTGCGTTCGGCGCCGGTTGTCGCGGCGGTGGAGTACGTGCGCGCCGGCGGGCCGCACGGACGCCGGGTGGTCGACGGCGCGTTGCTGCGGGCGGACGAGCCGGCCGAGGTGCTCGCCTACTACACGTCGCGGTACGGACGCGCGTTGCCGCAGCCGATCAAGCGGGGCGTCGCCGACGCCGCGCGCCGGCTGTACACCGAGCGGGCGGCGCTGAAGTACGACGGCGTCTCGCGCGCCTGGCGTATGGCCGACGTCCTCGAGCTGTGCCACGTGCGGCCACGCGACGACGCGCAGTCGGCGTTGTTCCGCTGGCTGCTCGACCGCCGGCACGGCCGCGCCGACACCGTCGTTCCGGCAGACCGGTTGCCCGTCGTCCACGCGAACACGCAGCTCAACGCCGTCCCCCAGAACGAGCGCAGGCAGCACCTCCGCACCACGGCGCTCGCCGACGCCGGACTCACCTGGGAGGCGCTCGCGGGCTGGCTCGGCGGGCCGATGGACCGGACGGCGTGGGAGGCGGTCATCCCGTCCATGGGCTACATGGCGCTGCTGCGCAACCTGCGCAACTTCGACGAGGCCGGGGTGAGCGACGCCGTCGCCGAGACGGTCGCCGCCAGGTTGGCCGACCCGGAGCAGGTGCGCCGCTCGCGGCAGTTCCCGTTCCGGTTCGTCGCCGCGTACCGCAACGCACCGTCGTTGCGGTGGGCGTACGCGCTGGACAAGGCGATCGGGACGGCGACGGCGAACGTGCCGGCCTTCGCGGGGCGCACGCTCGTGCTCGTCGACACGTCGGCGTCGATGACGCAGCGGGCGTTCTCGCAGCGGTCGTCGATGTCGCCGGTCGAGGCCGCCGCGGTGTTCGGGGTCGCGCTGGCCAAGCGGGGCAACGCCGTCGACCTGTACGGGTTCGCCGACGGCGTGTTCGCGCACTGGATCGCGCGCAGGACATCGCTGCTGACGGAGGCGGACCGGCTGGTCGGGCGGGTCGGCGAGGCCGGTCACGGCACGCGCATCGCCGAGGCGGTGCGCGCGACCTACCGCCGGCACGACCGCGTGGTGATCGTGACCGACATGCAGACCTTCCCGGACGGCGCCGGGCGCGGTGGCGACCCGGTCGCCGCCGTACCGGCAAAGGTCCCGGTCTACGGGTTCAACCTCGGCGGGTATCGCCCGACGGTGGTGGCCGCCGGCCGGGCGAACCGGCACGAGTTCGGCGGTCTCAACGACGCCACGTTCACCCTGCTCAGCCTGCTCGAGAACGGCCGCTCCGCCGGCTGGCCGTTCTAG
- a CDS encoding ribbon-helix-helix domain-containing protein, with protein sequence MAKEKMTVTLDPSTLADIDADARQAGLNRSEFVERALRREHYRRLLAQAGRPPHSPSSQNDQSHQSDQQLRDLLAWQRNPS encoded by the coding sequence ATGGCCAAGGAGAAGATGACCGTCACCCTCGATCCGTCGACCCTGGCCGACATCGACGCGGACGCGCGGCAGGCGGGGTTGAACCGCTCGGAGTTCGTCGAGCGGGCGCTGCGGCGCGAGCACTACCGCCGCCTCCTCGCACAGGCAGGTCGCCCCCCGCACAGCCCAAGCAGCCAGAACGACCAGAGCCACCAGAGCGACCAGCAGCTGCGTGACCTCCTCGCCTGGCAGCGCAACCCGTCGTGA